The Siniperca chuatsi isolate FFG_IHB_CAS linkage group LG9, ASM2008510v1, whole genome shotgun sequence genome includes a region encoding these proteins:
- the trak1a gene encoding trafficking kinesin-binding protein 1 isoform X6 — protein sequence MALLTAAGAEDELEYSNQTEEDEEYVCLPSHGSTEQEEEEEEEEEEEQKYVCLPSHGSTEQEEQEEMDEEQQVLYEVLCADRVGQMTKTYSDIDAVTRLLEEKERDLELAARIGQSLLKKNKALSERNELLEEQVEHIREEASQLRHDLSMKDELLQFYTSAAEESEGESTTSTPVRPSETNVSTPTFFPLDSLQKKLKDLEEENKSLRSEASHLETETVSYEEKEQQLVNDCVKELRNSNLQISSLAEELARKSDDASRQQEEITHLLSQIVDLQKKAKMYAVENEELTQHLGAAKDAQRQLTAELRELQDKYAECMEMLHEAQEELKNLRNKTLPLSTPRRFHSLGLFPMDSLAAEIEGTMRKELQMDDPDVEEQRLQPKRVFQTVKNLNLMRQQRSPLAPSPLNIPGSNQTSCLTSGRSSRVGTPCPNTIYGSEMGSGLILDNRTSSILESPDDGSEDSNKRPPGTPGTPGSRDLEAALRRLSLRRDNYLSEKRFFEEERERKLAYLAKEEEKGGGGSSGGPGTPTESLLSLCSHPSLGSVWSGYSFTSRSYLPEKLQIVKPLEGSATLHAWQQLAQPHMGALLDHRPGVVTKGFRTLVHEQEQEDSWQLDQPEEDELSCDSFAGLSGESSAPMDLPRSTSSPSVCCNKNGDIDDNSQSETLQGEMCRDSEAIQVKDGHVANMPLSYSPSPSSSSPLPSSSEMNGHVDLKELQALQPATVDRMPVNFPGKCMSHTSSTYTFTTCRILHPSDQLTSVSPRSSDEEDEVEFFHMVVMPGVEQTH from the exons ATGGCACTGCTCACAGCTGCTGGCGCTGAAGACGAGCTGGAGTACTCCAACCAgacagaggaggatgaggaataCGTTTGTCTACCCAGTCATGGAAGCacggagcaggaggaggaggaggaagaagaggaggaggaagaacagaAGTATGTCTGTCTTCCCAGTCATGGAAGCACAGAACAGGAAGAGCAAGAAGAGATGGATGAAGAGCAACAAGTTCTGTATGAAG TACTGTGTGCTGACAGAGTGGGCCAGATGACGAAGACCTACAGTGACATTGATGCTGTCACTCGACTACTGGAAGAG AAAGAGCGTGACTTGGAGTTAGCAGCTCGTATCGGACAGTCActgctgaagaaaaacaaagctctCAGTGAGAGGAACGAACTGCTGGAGGAGCAAGTAGAGCACATACGAGAGGAg GCATCTCAGTTGCGTCATGACTTGTCTATGAAAGATGAGCTGTTACAGTTCTATACCAGCGCTGCCGAGGAAAGTGAGGGGGAGTCTACCACCTCCACACC tgtgcgTCCCAGTGAAACCAATGTGTCAACTccaacttttttccccctggaTTCCTTGCAGAAGAAACTCAAAGATctggaggaagaaaacaaatcattgCGATCTGAG gCCAGTCATTTGGAGACAGAAACTGTCTCCTATGAGGAGAAAGAGCAGCAGCTTGTCAATGACTGTGTTAAAGAACTAC GTAATTCCAACCTGCAGATTTCCTCTCTGGCTGAAGAGCTGGCCAGGAAGAGTGATGACGCCTCCAGACAGCAGGAGGAGATCACACACCTCCTCTCCCAGATAGTGGACCTCCAGAAAAAGGCCAAGATG TATGCCGTGGAGAACGAGGAGCTGACTCAGCACTTAGGTGCAGCCAAAGATGCCCAGCGACAACTCACTGCTGAG TTGCGAGAGTTACAAGATAAGTATGCAGAGTGCATGGAGATGCTTCATGAGGctcaggaggagctgaagaaccTGAGAAATAAAACTCTACCACTGAGTACACCAAGGCGTTTCCATTCTCTGGGTCTGTTCCCAATG GATTCTCTGGCAGCAGAAATAGAGGGCACCATGAGGAAGGAACTTCAGATGGATGATCCAGACGTAGAAGAGCAAAG ACTGCAACCAAAGCGAGTGTTCCAGACAGTGAAAAACCTGAACCTGATGCGTCAGCAGCGTTCACCACTAGCCCCCTCCCCCCTCAATATCCCAGgctccaatcagacatcatgcCTCACCTCAGGGCGCTCCAGCAGGGTGGGCACGCCGTGCCCCAACACCATATATGGTAGTGAGATGGGAAGTGGGCTCATCCTGGACAACAGGACTAGCAGCATCCTAGAGAGTCCAGACGATGG GTCAGAGGACTCTAACAAGCGGCCCCCTGGCACCCCAGGGACCCCGGGCAGCAGGGACCTGGAGGCAGCCCTGCGGCGCCTGTCCCTCCGCCGCGACAACTACCTCTCAGAAAAACGCTTCTtcgaggaggagagggagagaaagctgGCTTACCTGgccaaagaggaagaaaagggagGTGGGGGGAGTAGTGGAGGCCCAGGAACACCGACGGAGAGCCTGTTGTCGCTGTGCTCGCACCCCTCCTTGGGAAGTGTCTGGTCGGGATACTCATTCACATCGAGATCCTACCTACCGGAGAAGCTGCAAATAGTAAAGCCGCTAGAAG GCTCTGCTACTCTCCATGCATGGCAGCAGTTGGCTCAACCCCACATGGGTGCTCTGTTGGATCATCGGCCTGGTGTGGTCACAAAGGGCTTCCGCACTTTAGTGCACGAGCAGGAACAGGAAGACAGCTGGCAGCTGGACCAGCCAGAGGAGGACGAACTTTCATGCGACTCATTTGCTGGCTTGTCGGGAGAGAGCTCTGCTCCCATGGATCTGCCTCGCTCTacctcttctccctctgtctgctgCAACAAAAATGGAGACATCGATGACAATAGCCAATCAGAAACATTGCAAGGAGAAATGTGCAGGGATAGTGAAGCGATTCAAGTAAAAGACGGACATGTTGCAAACATGCCCCTTTCCTACAGCCcctccccttcttcttcttctcctctcccctcttcttCCGAGATGAACGGGCACGTGGACCTCAAGGAGCTCCAGGCCTTACAGCCTGCCACAGTGGACCGTATGCCTG TTAATTTTCCAGGGAAGTGTATGTCCCATACTAGCTCTACATACACCTTCACCACCTGCAGGATTCTCCACCCCTCTGATCAGCTGACCTCTGTGTCCCCAAG GTCAAgtgatgaggaagatgaagtgGAGTTTTTTCATATGGTTGTCATGCCCGGAGTAGAGCAGACCCATTGA
- the trak1a gene encoding trafficking kinesin-binding protein 1 isoform X3 — MKRRGQTRGQRFVKADYYELDWYYEECTDVLCADRVGQMTKTYSDIDAVTRLLEEKERDLELAARIGQSLLKKNKALSERNELLEEQVEHIREEASQLRHDLSMKDELLQFYTSAAEESEGESTTSTPVRPSETNVSTPTFFPLDSLQKKLKDLEEENKSLRSEASHLETETVSYEEKEQQLVNDCVKELRNSNLQISSLAEELARKSDDASRQQEEITHLLSQIVDLQKKAKMYAVENEELTQHLGAAKDAQRQLTAELRELQDKYAECMEMLHEAQEELKNLRNKTLPLSTPRRFHSLGLFPMDSLAAEIEGTMRKELQMDDPDVEEQRLQPKRVFQTVKNLNLMRQQRSPLAPSPLNIPGSNQTSCLTSGRSSRVGTPCPNTIYGSEMGSGLILDNRTSSILESPDDGSEDSNKRPPGTPGTPGSRDLEAALRRLSLRRDNYLSEKRFFEEERERKLAYLAKEEEKGGGGSSGGPGTPTESLLSLCSHPSLGSVWSGYSFTSRSYLPEKLQIVKPLEGSATLHAWQQLAQPHMGALLDHRPGVVTKGFRTLVHEQEQEDSWQLDQPEEDELSCDSFAGLSGESSAPMDLPRSTSSPSVCCNKNGDIDDNSQSETLQGEMCRDSEAIQVKDGHVANMPLSYSPSPSSSSPLPSSSEMNGHVDLKELQALQPATVDRMPVNFPGKCMSHTSSTYTFTTCRILHPSDQLTSVSPSPALASCQSSACIGTPTPISSPIPFSAPPTPSYTPCCTPRRLSLSLSLAESSTNLRDSTKTTSTSLGLVRLLLEHGISASVYDPCSWDRGLDASGASTPVGGVQAQRSSDTPGETEVRRLGKRPNTLLLQPSTPPNSPRFKSASSTNTCPVFHFSPSNDDPPYYDTFLASKPARTILREVLGEAERERGGQADDDSQTEMLKLRLVDKLKCFRTLPPLAASVSSGNTLLAHFGSAGLGNSALGGGLPGLNAGLRRNRSYPAMVGASMAMKDPGGPPSTEILIPHTMQTPHTQHTVHTQEMGKMQINPTLVPKAVHIPQTLHALETVTPQTIIQRHTRPNDGLWDSTSNYQHSDDETAT; from the exons ATGAAGAGACGAGGCCAGACCAGAGGCCAGAGGTTTGTCAAGGCAGACTACTATGAGCTGGACTGGTACTATGAAGAGTGTACTGATG TACTGTGTGCTGACAGAGTGGGCCAGATGACGAAGACCTACAGTGACATTGATGCTGTCACTCGACTACTGGAAGAG AAAGAGCGTGACTTGGAGTTAGCAGCTCGTATCGGACAGTCActgctgaagaaaaacaaagctctCAGTGAGAGGAACGAACTGCTGGAGGAGCAAGTAGAGCACATACGAGAGGAg GCATCTCAGTTGCGTCATGACTTGTCTATGAAAGATGAGCTGTTACAGTTCTATACCAGCGCTGCCGAGGAAAGTGAGGGGGAGTCTACCACCTCCACACC tgtgcgTCCCAGTGAAACCAATGTGTCAACTccaacttttttccccctggaTTCCTTGCAGAAGAAACTCAAAGATctggaggaagaaaacaaatcattgCGATCTGAG gCCAGTCATTTGGAGACAGAAACTGTCTCCTATGAGGAGAAAGAGCAGCAGCTTGTCAATGACTGTGTTAAAGAACTAC GTAATTCCAACCTGCAGATTTCCTCTCTGGCTGAAGAGCTGGCCAGGAAGAGTGATGACGCCTCCAGACAGCAGGAGGAGATCACACACCTCCTCTCCCAGATAGTGGACCTCCAGAAAAAGGCCAAGATG TATGCCGTGGAGAACGAGGAGCTGACTCAGCACTTAGGTGCAGCCAAAGATGCCCAGCGACAACTCACTGCTGAG TTGCGAGAGTTACAAGATAAGTATGCAGAGTGCATGGAGATGCTTCATGAGGctcaggaggagctgaagaaccTGAGAAATAAAACTCTACCACTGAGTACACCAAGGCGTTTCCATTCTCTGGGTCTGTTCCCAATG GATTCTCTGGCAGCAGAAATAGAGGGCACCATGAGGAAGGAACTTCAGATGGATGATCCAGACGTAGAAGAGCAAAG ACTGCAACCAAAGCGAGTGTTCCAGACAGTGAAAAACCTGAACCTGATGCGTCAGCAGCGTTCACCACTAGCCCCCTCCCCCCTCAATATCCCAGgctccaatcagacatcatgcCTCACCTCAGGGCGCTCCAGCAGGGTGGGCACGCCGTGCCCCAACACCATATATGGTAGTGAGATGGGAAGTGGGCTCATCCTGGACAACAGGACTAGCAGCATCCTAGAGAGTCCAGACGATGG GTCAGAGGACTCTAACAAGCGGCCCCCTGGCACCCCAGGGACCCCGGGCAGCAGGGACCTGGAGGCAGCCCTGCGGCGCCTGTCCCTCCGCCGCGACAACTACCTCTCAGAAAAACGCTTCTtcgaggaggagagggagagaaagctgGCTTACCTGgccaaagaggaagaaaagggagGTGGGGGGAGTAGTGGAGGCCCAGGAACACCGACGGAGAGCCTGTTGTCGCTGTGCTCGCACCCCTCCTTGGGAAGTGTCTGGTCGGGATACTCATTCACATCGAGATCCTACCTACCGGAGAAGCTGCAAATAGTAAAGCCGCTAGAAG GCTCTGCTACTCTCCATGCATGGCAGCAGTTGGCTCAACCCCACATGGGTGCTCTGTTGGATCATCGGCCTGGTGTGGTCACAAAGGGCTTCCGCACTTTAGTGCACGAGCAGGAACAGGAAGACAGCTGGCAGCTGGACCAGCCAGAGGAGGACGAACTTTCATGCGACTCATTTGCTGGCTTGTCGGGAGAGAGCTCTGCTCCCATGGATCTGCCTCGCTCTacctcttctccctctgtctgctgCAACAAAAATGGAGACATCGATGACAATAGCCAATCAGAAACATTGCAAGGAGAAATGTGCAGGGATAGTGAAGCGATTCAAGTAAAAGACGGACATGTTGCAAACATGCCCCTTTCCTACAGCCcctccccttcttcttcttctcctctcccctcttcttCCGAGATGAACGGGCACGTGGACCTCAAGGAGCTCCAGGCCTTACAGCCTGCCACAGTGGACCGTATGCCTG TTAATTTTCCAGGGAAGTGTATGTCCCATACTAGCTCTACATACACCTTCACCACCTGCAGGATTCTCCACCCCTCTGATCAGCTGACCTCTGTGTCCCCAAG CCCAGCTCTAGCCTCTTGTCAGAGCAGTGCTTGCATCGGCACTCCTACCCCCATTTCCTCTCCTATACCCTTCTCTGCCCCACCTACACCTTCCTACACTCCATGCTGCACCCCACGccgcctctccctctctctctcactagcTGAGTCCTCCACCAACCTTAGGGACTCCACCAAGACCACCAGCACTTCTCTAGGCCTGGTGCGCCTCCTGCTGGAGCATGGGATTTCTGCCTCAGTGTATGACCCCTGCAGCTGGGACCGAGGGTTGGATGCCAGTGGAGCTTCAACACCCGTGGGAGGAGTGCAAGCGCAGAGGAGCAGCGACACACCAGGGGAGACTGAAGTCAGACGATTGGGGAAACGCCCAAacaccctcctcctccagccctccACCCCACCCAACTCCCCTCGTTTCAAATCTGCCTCCTCCACCAACACCTGCCCAGTTTTTCACTTCAGCCCTTCCAATGATGACCCGCCATATTACGACACCTTCCTCGCCTCTAAACCAGCTCGTACCATTCTGAGGGAAGTGCTgggggaggcagagagggagcgAGGGGGGCAAGCAGATGATGACAGCCAAACAGAGATGCTGAAGCTACGACTTGTGGATAAACTGAAATGTTTCCGCACCCTCCCCCCTCTTGCTGCTTCCGTTTCATCTGGGAATACTCTGTTAGCCCACTTTGGCTCTGCTGGACTGGGGAACAGTGCACTCGGTGGGGGGCTTCCAGGTTTGAATGCAGGGCTGAGGAGGAATCGAAGCTATCCTGCCATGGTAGGGGCCAGTATGGCTATGAAAGACCCAGGAGGCCCCCCCAGCACAGAGATACTCATACCACATACGATGCAAACCCCACATACTCAACACACAGTGCACACCCAGGAAATGggcaaaatgcaaataaatccCACACTGGTCCCAAAGGCCGTACACATACCACAGACACTACATGCACTGGAAACAGTCACACCACAGACGATAATACAGAGACACACCAGGCCAAATGACGGACTGTGGGATTCAACAAGCAATTACCAACACAGTGATGATGAAACTGCAACATAA
- the trak1a gene encoding trafficking kinesin-binding protein 1 isoform X2: MNVCNSTDLPELEIISLLEEQLPVYKLRADTIFGYDQDDWLHTPLVDPYSSLDLTTEQIEETLKYFLLCADRVGQMTKTYSDIDAVTRLLEEKERDLELAARIGQSLLKKNKALSERNELLEEQVEHIREEASQLRHDLSMKDELLQFYTSAAEESEGESTTSTPVRPSETNVSTPTFFPLDSLQKKLKDLEEENKSLRSEASHLETETVSYEEKEQQLVNDCVKELRNSNLQISSLAEELARKSDDASRQQEEITHLLSQIVDLQKKAKMYAVENEELTQHLGAAKDAQRQLTAELRELQDKYAECMEMLHEAQEELKNLRNKTLPLSTPRRFHSLGLFPMDSLAAEIEGTMRKELQMDDPDVEEQRLQPKRVFQTVKNLNLMRQQRSPLAPSPLNIPGSNQTSCLTSGRSSRVGTPCPNTIYGSEMGSGLILDNRTSSILESPDDGSEDSNKRPPGTPGTPGSRDLEAALRRLSLRRDNYLSEKRFFEEERERKLAYLAKEEEKGGGGSSGGPGTPTESLLSLCSHPSLGSVWSGYSFTSRSYLPEKLQIVKPLEGSATLHAWQQLAQPHMGALLDHRPGVVTKGFRTLVHEQEQEDSWQLDQPEEDELSCDSFAGLSGESSAPMDLPRSTSSPSVCCNKNGDIDDNSQSETLQGEMCRDSEAIQVKDGHVANMPLSYSPSPSSSSPLPSSSEMNGHVDLKELQALQPATVDRMPVNFPGKCMSHTSSTYTFTTCRILHPSDQLTSVSPSPALASCQSSACIGTPTPISSPIPFSAPPTPSYTPCCTPRRLSLSLSLAESSTNLRDSTKTTSTSLGLVRLLLEHGISASVYDPCSWDRGLDASGASTPVGGVQAQRSSDTPGETEVRRLGKRPNTLLLQPSTPPNSPRFKSASSTNTCPVFHFSPSNDDPPYYDTFLASKPARTILREVLGEAERERGGQADDDSQTEMLKLRLVDKLKCFRTLPPLAASVSSGNTLLAHFGSAGLGNSALGGGLPGLNAGLRRNRSYPAMVGASMAMKDPGGPPSTEILIPHTMQTPHTQHTVHTQEMGKMQINPTLVPKAVHIPQTLHALETVTPQTIIQRHTRPNDGLWDSTSNYQHSDDETAT, from the exons ATGA atgtgtgtaACAGTACTGATTTGCCGGAGCTTGAGATTATCAGTTTATTGGAGGAACAGCTGCCGGTCTACAAGCTGAGGGCCGACACCATCTTCGGCTACGACCAAGATGATTGGCTGCACACGCCACTGGTGGACCCCTACTCTTCCCTCGACCTGACTACTGAACAGATAGAGGAGACCCTCAAATACTTCT TACTGTGTGCTGACAGAGTGGGCCAGATGACGAAGACCTACAGTGACATTGATGCTGTCACTCGACTACTGGAAGAG AAAGAGCGTGACTTGGAGTTAGCAGCTCGTATCGGACAGTCActgctgaagaaaaacaaagctctCAGTGAGAGGAACGAACTGCTGGAGGAGCAAGTAGAGCACATACGAGAGGAg GCATCTCAGTTGCGTCATGACTTGTCTATGAAAGATGAGCTGTTACAGTTCTATACCAGCGCTGCCGAGGAAAGTGAGGGGGAGTCTACCACCTCCACACC tgtgcgTCCCAGTGAAACCAATGTGTCAACTccaacttttttccccctggaTTCCTTGCAGAAGAAACTCAAAGATctggaggaagaaaacaaatcattgCGATCTGAG gCCAGTCATTTGGAGACAGAAACTGTCTCCTATGAGGAGAAAGAGCAGCAGCTTGTCAATGACTGTGTTAAAGAACTAC GTAATTCCAACCTGCAGATTTCCTCTCTGGCTGAAGAGCTGGCCAGGAAGAGTGATGACGCCTCCAGACAGCAGGAGGAGATCACACACCTCCTCTCCCAGATAGTGGACCTCCAGAAAAAGGCCAAGATG TATGCCGTGGAGAACGAGGAGCTGACTCAGCACTTAGGTGCAGCCAAAGATGCCCAGCGACAACTCACTGCTGAG TTGCGAGAGTTACAAGATAAGTATGCAGAGTGCATGGAGATGCTTCATGAGGctcaggaggagctgaagaaccTGAGAAATAAAACTCTACCACTGAGTACACCAAGGCGTTTCCATTCTCTGGGTCTGTTCCCAATG GATTCTCTGGCAGCAGAAATAGAGGGCACCATGAGGAAGGAACTTCAGATGGATGATCCAGACGTAGAAGAGCAAAG ACTGCAACCAAAGCGAGTGTTCCAGACAGTGAAAAACCTGAACCTGATGCGTCAGCAGCGTTCACCACTAGCCCCCTCCCCCCTCAATATCCCAGgctccaatcagacatcatgcCTCACCTCAGGGCGCTCCAGCAGGGTGGGCACGCCGTGCCCCAACACCATATATGGTAGTGAGATGGGAAGTGGGCTCATCCTGGACAACAGGACTAGCAGCATCCTAGAGAGTCCAGACGATGG GTCAGAGGACTCTAACAAGCGGCCCCCTGGCACCCCAGGGACCCCGGGCAGCAGGGACCTGGAGGCAGCCCTGCGGCGCCTGTCCCTCCGCCGCGACAACTACCTCTCAGAAAAACGCTTCTtcgaggaggagagggagagaaagctgGCTTACCTGgccaaagaggaagaaaagggagGTGGGGGGAGTAGTGGAGGCCCAGGAACACCGACGGAGAGCCTGTTGTCGCTGTGCTCGCACCCCTCCTTGGGAAGTGTCTGGTCGGGATACTCATTCACATCGAGATCCTACCTACCGGAGAAGCTGCAAATAGTAAAGCCGCTAGAAG GCTCTGCTACTCTCCATGCATGGCAGCAGTTGGCTCAACCCCACATGGGTGCTCTGTTGGATCATCGGCCTGGTGTGGTCACAAAGGGCTTCCGCACTTTAGTGCACGAGCAGGAACAGGAAGACAGCTGGCAGCTGGACCAGCCAGAGGAGGACGAACTTTCATGCGACTCATTTGCTGGCTTGTCGGGAGAGAGCTCTGCTCCCATGGATCTGCCTCGCTCTacctcttctccctctgtctgctgCAACAAAAATGGAGACATCGATGACAATAGCCAATCAGAAACATTGCAAGGAGAAATGTGCAGGGATAGTGAAGCGATTCAAGTAAAAGACGGACATGTTGCAAACATGCCCCTTTCCTACAGCCcctccccttcttcttcttctcctctcccctcttcttCCGAGATGAACGGGCACGTGGACCTCAAGGAGCTCCAGGCCTTACAGCCTGCCACAGTGGACCGTATGCCTG TTAATTTTCCAGGGAAGTGTATGTCCCATACTAGCTCTACATACACCTTCACCACCTGCAGGATTCTCCACCCCTCTGATCAGCTGACCTCTGTGTCCCCAAG CCCAGCTCTAGCCTCTTGTCAGAGCAGTGCTTGCATCGGCACTCCTACCCCCATTTCCTCTCCTATACCCTTCTCTGCCCCACCTACACCTTCCTACACTCCATGCTGCACCCCACGccgcctctccctctctctctcactagcTGAGTCCTCCACCAACCTTAGGGACTCCACCAAGACCACCAGCACTTCTCTAGGCCTGGTGCGCCTCCTGCTGGAGCATGGGATTTCTGCCTCAGTGTATGACCCCTGCAGCTGGGACCGAGGGTTGGATGCCAGTGGAGCTTCAACACCCGTGGGAGGAGTGCAAGCGCAGAGGAGCAGCGACACACCAGGGGAGACTGAAGTCAGACGATTGGGGAAACGCCCAAacaccctcctcctccagccctccACCCCACCCAACTCCCCTCGTTTCAAATCTGCCTCCTCCACCAACACCTGCCCAGTTTTTCACTTCAGCCCTTCCAATGATGACCCGCCATATTACGACACCTTCCTCGCCTCTAAACCAGCTCGTACCATTCTGAGGGAAGTGCTgggggaggcagagagggagcgAGGGGGGCAAGCAGATGATGACAGCCAAACAGAGATGCTGAAGCTACGACTTGTGGATAAACTGAAATGTTTCCGCACCCTCCCCCCTCTTGCTGCTTCCGTTTCATCTGGGAATACTCTGTTAGCCCACTTTGGCTCTGCTGGACTGGGGAACAGTGCACTCGGTGGGGGGCTTCCAGGTTTGAATGCAGGGCTGAGGAGGAATCGAAGCTATCCTGCCATGGTAGGGGCCAGTATGGCTATGAAAGACCCAGGAGGCCCCCCCAGCACAGAGATACTCATACCACATACGATGCAAACCCCACATACTCAACACACAGTGCACACCCAGGAAATGggcaaaatgcaaataaatccCACACTGGTCCCAAAGGCCGTACACATACCACAGACACTACATGCACTGGAAACAGTCACACCACAGACGATAATACAGAGACACACCAGGCCAAATGACGGACTGTGGGATTCAACAAGCAATTACCAACACAGTGATGATGAAACTGCAACATAA